From one Halothece sp. PCC 7418 genomic stretch:
- a CDS encoding IS607 family transposase, which yields MSYVSPQEASKQLGVSVSTLRRWDKEGKIKSIRTPGGQRRFSISEYEDQTEKPTVCYARVSTHSQRDDLERQIDFLRQAYPRAELVKEVGSGLNFRRRKFLSLLERIYQGDVGCLVCAYSDRLVRFGFPLIEWLCSQAECKLVVLNERNLSPEQELVEDILSILHCFSARLYGLRKYRKQVELALQEKTEKPNSEVNSQRCQEDQGISI from the coding sequence ATGTCCTATGTCAGCCCCCAAGAAGCCTCCAAACAACTTGGAGTCTCAGTCTCTACCCTTAGAAGATGGGATAAAGAAGGAAAGATCAAATCCATCCGCACCCCAGGAGGACAACGACGATTCTCAATCTCGGAGTATGAAGACCAGACAGAGAAACCCACTGTTTGCTATGCAAGAGTCTCTACTCATTCCCAAAGAGATGACCTTGAACGACAAATTGACTTTCTGCGTCAAGCATACCCAAGAGCAGAACTGGTCAAAGAAGTTGGATCAGGACTCAATTTTAGGCGGCGAAAGTTCCTCTCCTTACTGGAGCGAATTTACCAAGGTGATGTCGGATGTCTTGTCTGCGCTTACTCCGACCGACTCGTTAGATTTGGCTTCCCCCTCATTGAGTGGCTCTGTAGTCAAGCAGAATGTAAACTCGTGGTTCTCAATGAAAGAAATCTCTCTCCAGAACAAGAACTCGTTGAAGATATCTTGTCCATCCTCCACTGTTTCTCTGCTCGGTTATACGGACTCAGAAAGTACCGAAAACAAGTCGAACTTGCCCTACAAGAAAAAACCGAGAAACCAAACTCAGAAGTCAACTCCCAACGCTGTCAGGAAGATCAGGGTATATCCATCTAA